Below is a window of Candidatus Nanopelagicales bacterium DNA.
GTCGCTCCGGCATAGGGCTCCGGCCCAGGAGTCGAATACCTGAACAGCGCTCGCTCCGGCCAGAACCTGTGCCCGCAGGAACTCGCCGCACAGGTCTGCCATTCGTGACAGCAACGCATCCCACAGCCGCGGCCTGGACCACATCAGCGCCTTAGTCCTGTGGTGTCCCGAGCTCGGACCGCCCTCGATCATGTACGACGCCAACGTGAAGGGAGCGCCACAGAAACCGATCAGCGCAGTCCCATCGAGTTCGCGAACTAGCTGGGCGACGGCGTCTGTGACACGAGAGATCGCCCCGGCGTCCAGACTGCCAAGCCGCTCAAGGTCGCGCTCGTGGCGAAAGGGTTCACCCAGGACAGGCCCGACTCCCTCGCGGATATCAACATCCACACCGGCAGCTCGAAGGGGTACGACGATGTCACTGAACAGAATGGCGGCATCCACTCCGTACCGCCGCACCGGCTGCATCGTGATCTCGACCACGAGATCGGTGTTGAAGCAGGCGGAGAGCATGTCCGTTCCCCGCCGGGCTGCACGGTACTCCGGCAACGACCTGCCAGCTTGCCTCATGAACCAAACAGGTGTGCGGATCGGAGCTAGGCCACGTGCGGCAGCTATCAGGGGGCTGTCAGTGGTCGACGTGCGGATCGGATGCCCACTGGGCAGGCCTGAGTATCCGCGCATTTCGGCAACCGGCGAGGTGGACACAATGTGGCGCAGATTATCACGTTCCGCCCACCCAGGGCGAGGCGCGGCTAGCCTGACCGGTATGCGTTCCTCGACGCCAGATGATGAGCCGCCCGAGGAGTTCGTTCGCGTGGCGCGAGGCCTGCGGGCCCTGCGGTGCAGGCCCGAGTTCGAGTTGTCGGAGATTCCGGCCCCCCAACGTCTTGCTCCATTCGCGTTGGCGCTGTCAGCCGATGTCGAGGTCGACGGCGCGGACATCGCCCAGGGGCGTCTGGTCGTTCTGCACGACCCAGCTGGCCAGGAGACATGGCAGGGACGGTGGCGCGCTGTCGTCTTCGCCAAGGCAACGCTTGAGCCAGAGATGGCGGCGGACCCCGTGCTCACGGACGTCGGCTGGGCTTGGCTGGAGGAGGCTTTGGAGGAATCGGAGGCGCAGCTCACCGCGTTCGGCGGCACTGTCACACGTAACATCTCGGTACCTTACGGGGCGATGGCTGGACGCGATATCCGCGGCGACATGGAACTTCGCGCATCCTGGACTCCGACCGACGAACACATCGACAGGCACGGGCGCGCCTGGCTCAACTTGCTGGCCACTCTGGCTGGGCTTACCCCCCTGCCGGAAGGTGTCAGAACTCTGGCGCGCTAGGCGTTCTGACTCAGTAGCTCAAGGTTTCCTGGGAACCGACCGATGCCTTCTACGCATCGCTCGAGGAGGCCCGCTGTGACACCTACGGCCCTGCCCAGTTCGCGGGCGCCTACGCCACGGATGAGCGCGCTCCTGGTGTCACCTGAAGGCTCGCACCGGCGCTACTGGACAGGTCATCTGCGCGCCGTG
It encodes the following:
- the hemE gene encoding uroporphyrinogen decarboxylase codes for the protein MRGYSGLPSGHPIRTSTTDSPLIAAARGLAPIRTPVWFMRQAGRSLPEYRAARRGTDMLSACFNTDLVVEITMQPVRRYGVDAAILFSDIVVPLRAAGVDVDIREGVGPVLGEPFRHERDLERLGSLDAGAISRVTDAVAQLVRELDGTALIGFCGAPFTLASYMIEGGPSSGHHRTKALMWSRPRLWDALLSRMADLCGEFLRAQVLAGASAVQVFDSWAGALCRSDYVDRVLPHSRRLLAATADLGVPRIHFGVGTGELLSDMAVEECEVVGVDHRVDMADAVRRIGLGHSVQGNIDPALALAGGQMLKDATRRVLAQGACARGHILNLGHGVLPETDPARLAELVEWVHEQPTRRLPVAPLADTQPLAEHSAPSSGTVGS
- a CDS encoding DUF3000 domain-containing protein; this encodes MRSSTPDDEPPEEFVRVARGLRALRCRPEFELSEIPAPQRLAPFALALSADVEVDGADIAQGRLVVLHDPAGQETWQGRWRAVVFAKATLEPEMAADPVLTDVGWAWLEEALEESEAQLTAFGGTVTRNISVPYGAMAGRDIRGDMELRASWTPTDEHIDRHGRAWLNLLATLAGLTPLPEGVRTLAR